TGCTACCAAACTTGTATGCTGATGCAAAACTCCGTGATAGTATTCCTTGGGATAGCACGCACGCGCAGGGCGTGGCTGAGACTATAGTTGAGAGATTAGGAGAAAAGCCTTGGTATTAAGGGTAGCTGTTGTTGGTTCCGGACCTGCGGGTTCTTCTGCCGCAGAAACTTTAGTAAAAGCAGGAATTGAAACTTATTTATTTGAGCGCAAGCTAGATAATGCGAAACCATGTGGTGGGGCGATACCCTTATGTATGGTGAGCGAATTTGACCTTCCTCCGGAGATTATCGATCGCCGAGTGAGAAAAATGAAGATGATCTCGCCTTCTAATATCGAGGTCGATATTAATTTAATCAAAGAAGATGAATATATTGGGATGTGTCGTCGTGAAGTCTTAGATGGCTTTATGCGCGATCGCGCAGCGAAATTAGGGGCAAAATTAATTAATGGTACTGTACATCAGTTAGAGATTCCCGCTAACAATGATGGTCCCTATACCCTTTATTATGCCGATCATTCCGATGGCAGTAAGGTTGGCGTTCAGAAAACCTTACAAGTAGATTTAGTTATCGGTGCAGACGGAGCAAATTCTCGCATCGCTAAAGCCATTAAAGCAGGAGATTACAATTACGCGATCGCTTTCCAAGAGCGTATTCGTCTCCCCGAAAACATGATGGCATATTACGAAGACTTAGCTGAAATGTATGTCGGTAACGACGTTTCCCCCGACTTCTACGCTTGGGTATTCCCCAAATACGACCACGTAGCCGTCGGTACTGGTACGATGAAAATCAACCAAGCGAAAATCAAACAACTGCAAGCCGGAATCCGCGATCGGGCGGCTGCTAAACTGGTTGGTGGAGAAATTATTAAAGTCGAAGCACATCCCATCCCCGAACACCCTCGTCCTCGTCGCGTCGTCGGAAGAGTCGCATTAGTTGGTGACGCTGCGGGAACAGTTACCAAGTCTTCCGGAGAAGGTATTTACTTCGCAGCCAAATCAGCCCGGATGTGCGCGGAAACCATCGTCGAAACCTCAAACAACGGTCAGCGTATCCCCGACGAAAAAGACCTCAAACTCTATCTTAAGCGCTGGGACAAGAAATACGGCATGACCTACAAAGTGCTGGATATTCTCCAACGAGTCTTTTATCGCACCGACGCTACCCGCGAAGCTTTCGTCGAAATGTGTTCCGACTTAGACGTACAACGTCTTACTTTTGACAGCTACCTTTACAAAACCGTCGTCCCGGCTAATCCTTTAATTCAAATGAAAATTACCGCGAAAACTATTGGTAGTTTACTACGCGGCAACGCTTTAGCCCCATAAAAATCAACCGATAAATTTAATTAGCACCCATCAGCCCGCCCAAGCGGGCTATTTTATTGGTTAGGATAAGAAGAGGAAAGTCTCTCGAATAATTATTGTATGGGACAAGCAGAACGAGAACGAACAATTAAAGCTTTATGTAAACTAGCAGGGACTTCTAATCTAGAAGAAGCTTTGCGTATTTTAAATACTCACACTACACTTTCGCTTTCGTTTCCTCGTCATCTCTCTGTGACTTGTGACCTCTCTCTATTAGAATCGTTCTCTAATTTGGAATATTTGTATATTAGTAACAGTAAAATTAGTGACTTAACTCCATTAGCTTCTCTTTATAACTTAAAAACTTTATCTTCAAGTGAAAATCAACTTAGCAATTTAACTCCACTACAATCGCTCTCTAATTTAAAAAAATTATCTTTGATTAATAATCAAATTAGTAACTTAAGTTCACTGCAATCCCTTTCTCAACTGAAAGAGTTGTATTTGCATAATAATCAAATTAGTAATTTAACTCCACTACAAGTAATCTCTAACCTGAAAAAATTATCTTTAGCTAACAATCAAATTAGTGGCTTTCTTTCGCTAGATTATTTATCTAAATTGGAAGAATTAAATTTATATAGCAATCAAATTAGTGACTTGACTCAACTAAAATCGCTATCTAACCTCAAAAGATTTTTTTTAACTTACTGTCAAGTAAGCGACCTAAGTTCACTGCAATCGCTAGTTAACTTGACCTACTTACAACTAAATAACAATCAAATTAGCGACCTAAATCCACTACAATCGCTAATTAGCTTGACCTGTTTAATACTAAACAATAATCAAATTAGTGACTTAAGTCCACTGCAATCCCTTTCTCAATTGAAAGAGTTGTATTTAAGCGATAATCAAATTAGTGACTTAAGTCCACTACAATCCCTTTCTCAACTGGAATACTTGCATTTAAGTGATAATCAAATTAGTGACTTAAGTCCACTACAATCCCTTTCTCAATTGAAAGAGTTGTATTTAAGCGATAATCAAATTAGTGACCTAAATCCGCTACAATCCCTTTTCAAATTGGAAAAATTATATTTATATAACAACAAAATAAGCGATCTTACTCCACTGAAATTTTTACAAGCACTTGAAGAGTTATATATTGACGAAAACCCAATATCTGACCTGAGTCCACTCGCAAATCTACCTAAGCTAGAAGAATGTTTTATCTTTAATACTGAACTTCCTAGAAAATATTGGACTCGTCTTGATGAGTGGAAACCCGAATGGCTTTTATCAGAAAAAGACGCTGAAATCAGACGACTTCTCATTCAACAAATTGGTTATGAAAAAATTTGCTCGGAATTGGGTGCAACCGAACTCGATACTTGGAGAGAATACGTTTTACTAAAAATTGATTCTGAAATCGATATCGAGCCAATTTTACTCTTAAAAATGATTGACCCCAGTACCAATGATATCTACACTTTAAGGGTTCCTCCAGATAGCAAATCAGCCCGTGATGCAATTCGCTGGATTAACCACGGTATCGATGCTGAAGAGTTTGCGATTGAAACTTAACTTAATTAAATTATCTCAAAAAAATGAGCTTATCAGTTAATATTTAAAGTAATTATTGTATGGGACAAGCAGAACGAGAACGAACAATTAAAGCTTTATGTAAACTAGCAGGAACTTCTGATATAGAGGAAGCTTTGCGTATTTTAAATAGTCAAACTACACTTTCGCTTTCGTTTCCTCGTCATCTCTCTGTGACTTGTGACCTCTCTCTGTTAGAATCATTCTCTAATTTGGAATATTTGTATATTTGGAACAGTCAAATTACTGACTTAACTCCCTTAACTTCTCTTTGTAACTTAAAACATTTATTTTTGTTAGAAAATCAAATTAGTGACTTAAATTCAATACAAGCACTCTCTAATCTGAAAGAATTATCATTATCTTTGATTAAGAATCAAATTAGTAAGCTTCCTTCCCTAGCTTCTCTCTCTAACTTGAAACATTTATTTTTGGATGGTAATCAGATTAGCGATTTAAGTCTACTGCAAGAACTCTTTAACCTGAAAGAATTATCTTTGATTGGCAATGAAATTAACGATCTAACTCCCTTAGCTTCTCTATCTAACTTAGAAAAATTACTTTTGAATTGTAATCACATTAACGATCTAACTCCCTTAGCTTCTCTATATAAATTAAAGGAATTACTTTTGAATTGTAATCAAATTAGCGAGCTAACTCTACTACAATCTCTTTCTAACTTAGAACAATTGTGTTTGTCTAAAAATCAAATTAGCGACTTAACTCCATTGCGATCTCTTTCTGAGTTAAAAACTTTGGATTTAGACGAAAATCAAATTAGTGACCTAACTCCATTACAATCTCTTTTTCAACTAGAAGAATTATATTTGCGGGAAAATCAAATTAGTGACTTAACTCCATTACAATCTCTT
The Oscillatoria salina IIICB1 genome window above contains:
- the chlP gene encoding geranylgeranyl reductase, which gives rise to MVLRVAVVGSGPAGSSAAETLVKAGIETYLFERKLDNAKPCGGAIPLCMVSEFDLPPEIIDRRVRKMKMISPSNIEVDINLIKEDEYIGMCRREVLDGFMRDRAAKLGAKLINGTVHQLEIPANNDGPYTLYYADHSDGSKVGVQKTLQVDLVIGADGANSRIAKAIKAGDYNYAIAFQERIRLPENMMAYYEDLAEMYVGNDVSPDFYAWVFPKYDHVAVGTGTMKINQAKIKQLQAGIRDRAAAKLVGGEIIKVEAHPIPEHPRPRRVVGRVALVGDAAGTVTKSSGEGIYFAAKSARMCAETIVETSNNGQRIPDEKDLKLYLKRWDKKYGMTYKVLDILQRVFYRTDATREAFVEMCSDLDVQRLTFDSYLYKTVVPANPLIQMKITAKTIGSLLRGNALAP
- a CDS encoding leucine-rich repeat domain-containing protein is translated as MGQAERERTIKALCKLAGTSNLEEALRILNTHTTLSLSFPRHLSVTCDLSLLESFSNLEYLYISNSKISDLTPLASLYNLKTLSSSENQLSNLTPLQSLSNLKKLSLINNQISNLSSLQSLSQLKELYLHNNQISNLTPLQVISNLKKLSLANNQISGFLSLDYLSKLEELNLYSNQISDLTQLKSLSNLKRFFLTYCQVSDLSSLQSLVNLTYLQLNNNQISDLNPLQSLISLTCLILNNNQISDLSPLQSLSQLKELYLSDNQISDLSPLQSLSQLEYLHLSDNQISDLSPLQSLSQLKELYLSDNQISDLNPLQSLFKLEKLYLYNNKISDLTPLKFLQALEELYIDENPISDLSPLANLPKLEECFIFNTELPRKYWTRLDEWKPEWLLSEKDAEIRRLLIQQIGYEKICSELGATELDTWREYVLLKIDSEIDIEPILLLKMIDPSTNDIYTLRVPPDSKSARDAIRWINHGIDAEEFAIET